Proteins from one Sphingobium herbicidovorans genomic window:
- the ligD gene encoding DNA ligase D, which yields MSPILETVSEFATEPHELKYDGYRTLLAVGGGEGRAYTRSGLDWSERFAALIAEAITLDVSSALIDGEAVVLLPDGRTSFQALQAALKHDPRKIDYFAFDLLELDGEDLTERPLTERKEMLAALLGKGVGHLRYSDHIVGRGEQLFESFCGAGLEGVISKRIDARYSGSRSGSWVKTKCIRRQEFVIVGWTPSDKQRGFRSLLLGVNEEGELRFAGKVGTGFTGDEIEHLMALMAPLEQEKATVEAPRVAVRGAHWIKPKLVAEIAYIEFTDEGVLRHPSYLGLREDKKPEAVVLEIEAPVELATTAPVSSGVKISNRGRVIFPEGKLTKGQLSDYYEAVAEVMLPWAGSRPISLVRCPQGRDKKCFFQKHDAGSFGEEVKHVGIREKDGHEEPYLFVDTPAGLLTCVQMGTIEFHGWGARIEDVEKVDRLVFDLDPDEGLDFKAVVSAAFHVQDVLAQMGLVTFPMVTGGKGVHVIAPLTPTAEWPQVKDFAHRFAMALAQAEPARFTAALAKARRAGRIFIDYLRNQRGATAVMPYSARSRPFAPVAAPLTWEELRDLDSPAHWHIGDGAELVKRARSKDLAHWGRADQILPDL from the coding sequence ATGAGCCCAATCTTGGAAACCGTGTCAGAGTTTGCAACAGAGCCGCACGAACTGAAATATGACGGTTACCGCACGCTTCTTGCGGTGGGTGGGGGTGAGGGTCGCGCCTATACCCGATCGGGCCTCGACTGGTCCGAGCGCTTTGCCGCGCTGATTGCCGAAGCGATCACGCTTGATGTGTCCAGTGCCCTGATCGATGGGGAAGCGGTGGTGCTCCTGCCCGATGGTCGCACGAGTTTTCAGGCCCTTCAGGCCGCGCTTAAGCATGACCCCCGGAAGATCGACTATTTCGCTTTTGATCTTCTTGAACTTGATGGTGAGGACCTCACGGAGCGGCCGCTTACCGAGCGAAAGGAGATGCTGGCTGCTTTGCTGGGCAAGGGTGTAGGTCACCTACGCTATTCCGACCATATTGTCGGGCGCGGCGAGCAGCTATTCGAGAGTTTCTGTGGCGCAGGCCTCGAGGGCGTCATCTCCAAGCGGATTGACGCTCGCTACTCGGGATCCCGGTCCGGCAGCTGGGTCAAGACCAAGTGCATCCGTCGGCAGGAATTTGTCATCGTCGGGTGGACCCCGTCCGACAAGCAGCGCGGATTTCGGTCGTTGCTGCTTGGCGTCAATGAGGAGGGCGAGCTCCGCTTTGCAGGCAAAGTGGGCACAGGATTTACGGGCGACGAGATCGAACATCTCATGGCCTTGATGGCGCCTCTCGAGCAGGAAAAGGCCACTGTCGAGGCGCCGCGCGTCGCCGTGCGTGGAGCCCACTGGATCAAGCCCAAGCTGGTCGCTGAGATCGCCTACATCGAATTCACCGACGAAGGTGTGCTCCGGCATCCAAGCTATCTTGGCCTGCGGGAGGACAAGAAGCCGGAGGCCGTCGTCCTCGAAATTGAGGCGCCGGTGGAGCTCGCCACCACCGCACCGGTGAGCAGCGGCGTCAAGATCAGTAACCGGGGGCGGGTGATCTTCCCGGAGGGCAAGCTCACCAAAGGGCAGCTGTCGGACTATTATGAAGCGGTGGCGGAGGTCATGTTACCATGGGCAGGCAGTCGTCCCATCAGCCTGGTTCGTTGCCCACAGGGCAGGGACAAGAAATGCTTTTTCCAGAAGCATGATGCCGGCAGCTTCGGTGAGGAGGTGAAGCATGTCGGCATTCGGGAAAAGGATGGGCATGAAGAGCCCTATTTGTTTGTCGACACACCAGCTGGCCTTCTCACTTGCGTTCAGATGGGCACGATCGAGTTTCACGGCTGGGGCGCCCGGATCGAGGACGTCGAAAAAGTCGACCGGCTGGTCTTTGACCTCGATCCCGACGAAGGCCTCGACTTCAAGGCTGTGGTCTCCGCCGCTTTCCATGTGCAGGATGTGCTGGCGCAGATGGGGCTCGTCACATTCCCGATGGTGACGGGCGGCAAGGGGGTCCATGTCATTGCGCCGCTTACCCCCACGGCCGAATGGCCGCAGGTGAAGGATTTCGCCCACCGCTTCGCTATGGCTCTGGCGCAGGCGGAGCCTGCCCGTTTTACCGCAGCCCTCGCCAAGGCCCGACGCGCTGGGCGCATCTTCATCGACTATCTGCGGAACCAGCGAGGTGCGACGGCGGTCATGCCCTATAGTGCGCGTTCGCGGCCGTTCGCGCCGGTGGCTGCGCCGCTCACTTGGGAAGAGTTGCGGGACCTCGACAGCCCTGCGCATTGGCATATTGGCGATGGCGCTGAACTGGTGAAGCGTGCCAGGTCAAAAGACCTTGCTCATTGGGGAAGGGCAGATCAGATTCTTCCGGATCTCTGA
- a CDS encoding copper-binding protein, which yields MRHARLTLALGLAVLTAACGKKGETPVTTETNQAAPAATMSGDMGNMSMAPDANAAIKAKGHGTVTAIDKTAGTITLNHGPIPEAKWPAMTMAFKAAPAITDAVKVGDKVDFDLSLKGSDGEVTAITKQ from the coding sequence ATGAGACATGCACGACTGACCCTCGCCCTCGGCCTTGCCGTCCTGACCGCCGCGTGCGGCAAGAAGGGCGAGACCCCGGTTACAACCGAAACCAACCAGGCGGCGCCTGCCGCGACCATGAGCGGCGACATGGGCAACATGTCGATGGCGCCTGACGCGAACGCCGCAATCAAGGCCAAGGGCCATGGCACCGTCACCGCGATCGACAAGACGGCGGGCACGATCACGCTCAACCACGGCCCGATCCCCGAAGCCAAGTGGCCGGCGATGACGATGGCGTTCAAGGCGGCGCCCGCGATCACCGATGCGGTCAAGGTCGGCGACAAGGTCGATTTCGACCTCTCGCTCAAGGGCAGCGATGGCGAGGTCACCGCGATCACAAAGCAATGA
- a CDS encoding heavy metal-responsive transcriptional regulator, producing the protein MGNFKIGELAAAAGVGRDTIRYYERMGLLREPARTAAGYRLYDATDLERVNFIRSAQELGFTLDQARQLLALRASDTAHAQAVLDITLAKITDAEVRLKRLSDIRDMLRLLADECPGEVPVSDCPILTFLTERRRSDHRKI; encoded by the coding sequence ATGGGCAATTTCAAGATCGGCGAACTGGCCGCGGCCGCAGGCGTGGGCCGCGATACGATCCGCTATTATGAGCGGATGGGCCTGCTGCGCGAGCCCGCGCGCACGGCAGCGGGCTACAGGCTCTACGACGCGACGGACCTCGAGCGCGTCAACTTCATCCGCTCGGCGCAGGAGCTTGGCTTCACCCTCGATCAGGCCCGGCAGCTGCTGGCGCTCAGGGCATCGGACACCGCGCATGCGCAGGCCGTGCTCGATATCACGCTCGCCAAGATCACGGACGCCGAAGTCCGGCTCAAGCGCCTGTCCGATATTCGCGACATGCTTCGATTGCTTGCCGATGAGTGCCCGGGCGAAGTTCCTGTTTCCGATTGCCCTATTCTCACGTTCCTCACGGAAAGGCGGAGATCTGATCACCGAAAGATATAA
- a CDS encoding efflux RND transporter periplasmic adaptor subunit: MTLDKSALRWGASILAVALLAGGTGYWAGHRQAPQSEATTPAGAGKVLYWYDPMFPNQKFDKPGKSPFMDMQLVPRYADGGSAGAAPTVAVDPAARQSLGLRVVAAKMGSLASALEVTGTIDFNQRDVAVIQARSGGFVSRVYARAPGDVVRAGAPIADLLLPEWGGAQTEYLSVRRLGKPDLTAAARQRLRLMGMSDGLIASVERSGRPNGVVTITTPISGTIQTLDARAGVTLAMGQTLAQVSGLGTVWLNAAVPEARAGDVRVGQNASATLASFPGERFAGRVIAILPTTQADSRTLTVRIELPNRDGRLRPGMFASVVLGGDAKPALLVPSEAVIRTGKRTLVMLAAGDGRYHPAEVRIGREAGGETEILAGLSPGEKVVASGQFLIDSEASLSGIEARPIGGGAASATIAAPRSKATLYETTGKIERLTANAVTLSHEPVPALDWPAMTMTFALADPGIARGFKAGDRVRFGFDRPPAGPTLRRMAKVAGR, translated from the coding sequence ATGACGCTCGATAAATCCGCGCTGCGCTGGGGCGCATCGATCCTGGCTGTCGCGCTGCTGGCCGGCGGCACAGGCTATTGGGCTGGCCATCGCCAGGCACCGCAATCGGAGGCGACCACGCCCGCCGGGGCAGGCAAAGTCCTTTACTGGTACGATCCGATGTTCCCCAACCAGAAGTTCGACAAGCCCGGCAAGTCGCCCTTCATGGATATGCAGCTCGTGCCGCGATACGCGGACGGAGGAAGCGCCGGCGCGGCCCCCACGGTCGCCGTCGATCCCGCCGCGCGGCAGAGCCTGGGATTGCGGGTCGTCGCGGCGAAGATGGGCAGCCTTGCCTCGGCCCTCGAGGTCACCGGCACGATCGACTTCAACCAGCGCGACGTCGCCGTCATCCAGGCGCGTTCGGGCGGGTTCGTGAGCCGCGTCTATGCGCGAGCGCCCGGGGACGTGGTCCGCGCCGGCGCGCCGATCGCGGACCTGCTCCTGCCCGAATGGGGCGGCGCGCAGACCGAATATCTGAGCGTCAGGCGGCTCGGCAAGCCCGATCTCACCGCGGCCGCGCGCCAGCGGCTGCGGCTGATGGGCATGTCCGACGGCCTCATCGCCAGCGTCGAGCGGAGCGGTCGGCCGAACGGCGTGGTGACCATCACGACGCCGATCTCGGGCACGATCCAGACGCTCGACGCCCGTGCCGGCGTGACGCTCGCCATGGGCCAGACGCTCGCCCAGGTAAGCGGGCTCGGCACCGTCTGGCTCAATGCCGCGGTGCCCGAAGCGCGCGCGGGCGATGTCCGGGTCGGCCAGAATGCCAGCGCCACGCTGGCGAGCTTCCCCGGCGAGCGCTTCGCCGGCCGGGTGATCGCGATCCTGCCGACGACGCAGGCCGACAGCCGCACGCTCACCGTGCGGATCGAGCTGCCCAACCGGGACGGGCGGTTACGGCCGGGCATGTTCGCCAGCGTCGTGCTTGGCGGCGATGCCAAGCCGGCGCTGCTGGTGCCGAGCGAGGCGGTGATCCGCACGGGCAAGCGCACGCTCGTCATGCTCGCCGCAGGCGACGGGCGCTATCATCCCGCCGAGGTCCGCATCGGCCGCGAGGCGGGCGGTGAAACCGAGATCCTTGCCGGCCTGTCGCCCGGCGAGAAAGTCGTCGCCTCGGGGCAGTTCCTGATCGACTCCGAGGCGAGCCTGTCGGGAATCGAGGCGCGGCCGATCGGCGGCGGTGCGGCATCGGCGACCATCGCCGCGCCGAGGTCGAAAGCCACGCTGTACGAGACGACGGGCAAGATCGAGCGGCTCACGGCCAATGCGGTGACGCTCAGCCACGAACCGGTCCCCGCGCTCGACTGGCCCGCGATGACGATGACCTTCGCGCTCGCCGATCCGGGCATCGCGCGCGGCTTCAAGGCGGGCGACCGGGTTCGGTTCGGGTTCGACCGGCCCCCGGCGGGACCGACGCTGCGGCGTATGGCGAAGGTGGCGGGCCGATGA
- a CDS encoding IS6 family transposase → MNDFKGRHFTGEVILWAVRWYCRYGISYRDLEEMLSERGIDVDHTTIYRWVQRYAPEMEKRLRWFWRRGFDPSWRLDETYVKVRGKWTYLYRAVDKRGDTIDFYLSSTRSAKAAKRFLGKALRGLKDWEKPAKLNTDKAPSYGAAIAELKREGKLAAETEHRQVKYLNNVLEADHGKLKMLIKPVRGFKSMPTAYATIKGFEVMRALRKGQAQAWCLQPGIMGEVRLVERAFGIGPSALTETMIMLNKHFANAA, encoded by the coding sequence ATGAACGATTTCAAAGGACGGCATTTTACCGGCGAGGTCATCCTATGGGCGGTGCGCTGGTATTGTCGATACGGCATCAGCTACCGTGATCTCGAGGAAATGCTGTCCGAGCGTGGGATCGATGTCGATCATACGACGATCTATCGCTGGGTGCAGCGCTACGCGCCGGAGATGGAGAAGCGTCTCCGCTGGTTCTGGCGGCGCGGCTTTGATCCGAGCTGGCGTCTGGATGAGACCTACGTAAAGGTGCGGGGCAAATGGACCTACCTGTACCGGGCGGTCGACAAACGGGGCGACACGATTGATTTCTATCTGTCATCGACACGCAGCGCCAAAGCGGCGAAGCGCTTTCTGGGCAAAGCTCTTCGTGGCCTGAAGGACTGGGAAAAGCCGGCCAAACTCAATACCGACAAGGCACCCAGCTACGGCGCAGCAATCGCTGAGCTGAAACGCGAAGGCAAACTGGCGGCGGAAACCGAGCACCGGCAGGTGAAATATCTGAACAACGTGCTCGAGGCCGACCACGGCAAGCTGAAGATGCTGATCAAGCCGGTACGTGGCTTCAAGTCGATGCCAACGGCCTACGCCACGATCAAGGGCTTCGAGGTCATGCGCGCCCTACGCAAAGGACAGGCCCAGGCATGGTGCCTGCAGCCAGGTATCATGGGGGAGGTGCGCCTGGTTGAAAGAGCATTCGGAATTGGACCCTCGGCCCTGACCGAAACCATGATTATGCTCAATAAGCATTTCGCCAATGCTGCCTAA
- a CDS encoding TolC family protein gives MIMMPRRAVRRLLLSIGATLASAWAVPVSAGPLTYEQAVRLAAANAPSLKARAAATAGARSSAVAADRLPDPTLDLGLQNFPVSGPNAGSFTRDDFTMATIGFSQTFPNLAKRHARAARAAADIGIAEAGELVEGRNVRLETALAWVDLYYGERRLRQLDLLDASLDDLQKTVTARLASGSARPSQALEPDQLRAAIADRRAEMAAVVAQARARLARYTGDPDPQATGDPPMLDVDPIRLRAGIDALPALRAQDARIAVAEADVRLARADKRPDWKVGVTYGRRDPMYGDMASVGVSIDLPLFAGKRQNPRIAASESLAQGGRFDREAIRRELVAQLDADLADHAMHLSRLRNARETLVPLARHRAELDRDSYGAGKLDLGAALLTTLGLAEAEVEALNREADVARDAVRITITYGEERP, from the coding sequence ATGATCATGATGCCGAGGCGCGCTGTGCGACGCCTGTTGCTCTCTATCGGTGCGACGCTTGCGAGCGCCTGGGCCGTGCCGGTGTCGGCCGGCCCGCTCACCTACGAGCAGGCAGTGAGGCTCGCTGCCGCCAACGCGCCAAGCCTCAAGGCGCGCGCGGCGGCGACAGCCGGCGCCCGCTCTTCGGCGGTCGCGGCCGATCGCCTGCCCGATCCGACGCTCGACCTGGGCCTGCAGAACTTCCCGGTGAGCGGCCCCAATGCCGGCAGCTTCACGCGCGACGATTTCACCATGGCGACGATCGGGTTCAGCCAGACCTTCCCCAATCTCGCCAAGCGCCATGCACGCGCCGCGCGCGCCGCGGCCGATATCGGTATCGCCGAGGCGGGCGAGCTGGTCGAAGGCCGCAACGTGCGGCTCGAGACCGCCCTCGCCTGGGTCGATCTCTATTATGGAGAACGCCGGCTCCGGCAGCTCGACCTGCTCGATGCCAGCCTCGACGACCTGCAGAAGACCGTGACCGCACGCCTGGCGTCGGGCAGCGCGCGCCCGAGCCAGGCGCTCGAGCCCGACCAGCTCCGCGCCGCCATCGCCGATCGCCGCGCCGAGATGGCTGCGGTGGTGGCGCAGGCGCGGGCCCGGCTCGCGCGCTATACCGGCGACCCCGACCCGCAGGCGACGGGCGACCCGCCGATGCTCGATGTCGATCCGATCCGGCTGCGGGCCGGGATCGATGCGCTTCCCGCCCTGCGCGCGCAGGACGCGCGGATCGCAGTCGCCGAAGCGGACGTGCGTCTCGCGCGCGCCGACAAGCGCCCCGACTGGAAGGTCGGCGTCACCTATGGCCGGCGCGATCCCATGTACGGCGACATGGCCTCGGTCGGCGTGTCGATCGACCTGCCGCTGTTCGCCGGCAAGCGCCAGAACCCCAGGATCGCTGCAAGCGAGAGCCTTGCGCAAGGGGGTCGGTTCGACCGCGAGGCGATCCGCCGCGAGCTGGTGGCGCAGCTCGACGCCGATCTCGCAGACCATGCCATGCATCTCTCCCGGTTGCGCAATGCCCGCGAGACGCTGGTGCCACTCGCCAGGCACCGCGCCGAGCTCGACCGCGACAGCTATGGCGCCGGCAAGCTCGACCTTGGCGCCGCGCTGCTCACGACGCTCGGGCTCGCGGAGGCCGAGGTCGAGGCGCTCAACCGCGAAGCCGACGTCGCGCGCGACGCGGTCCGCATCACTATCACCTATGGGGAGGAGCGGCCATGA
- a CDS encoding 2Fe-2S iron-sulfur cluster-binding protein encodes MCVWTSLRLSGLGLLLAFSLPSASVHAQEGEDHSAHHGDTSGGAGMADGAMSAKPEVGTSDMASMMNSMMERMINGEGENEHGHDSRRTAFFSQLLAFPALDEAARQRVAAQAGERVSTGLSMVNAASADGARATTVSARLDAARRMREGTDLFRSGTAAQGAIGGLQPPREVGLAWLRDQLDIDQAAPGHADHWFGISPSHLLLMLFLGLVSATLIALQIFRLRRIGAIAGGVATAKVPAKPEPKAAPPATRVAPAPAPVADSAGLAPSNAAAPAGASLRKPKSWAGQLRVVQIVRETPSVLTFRLADPTADRLPFDFLPGQFLQVEVEPEAGKTARRSYTIASSPTQRAYVELTVKREEQGVVSRYLHDKVVADDLLKVSGPFGAFTFTGTDAQSIVLIAGGVGITPMMSVLRYLTDTAWKGDIFFFYGARSTEEFVFRDELERLERRFPNLHVVAAMQRAPGTVWMGPEGPITREMILAAVPEIASRRIHMCGPPAMMGAMRGVLAELGVPEAQLHTEAFGPASLPADHEDLEVKPAPAPADKPAPSAEVAPSTVTFSVSGVSAALPADETVLEAAEGAGVEISYACRAGTCGACVVKLLQGEVTMEVESGLAPADKAQGYVLACQAKGTGTPLVVEA; translated from the coding sequence ATGTGCGTTTGGACCAGCCTTCGCCTTTCGGGTCTGGGGTTGTTGCTCGCTTTCAGCCTTCCCTCTGCGAGCGTGCACGCTCAGGAGGGCGAAGACCATTCGGCACATCATGGGGATACTTCGGGCGGTGCGGGGATGGCCGATGGCGCAATGTCCGCAAAGCCCGAGGTCGGCACCTCCGATATGGCCTCGATGATGAACTCTATGATGGAGCGCATGATCAACGGCGAAGGCGAGAATGAACATGGGCACGATTCCCGCCGCACCGCATTTTTTTCGCAGTTGCTCGCCTTTCCCGCGCTCGACGAAGCGGCCCGGCAGCGGGTCGCTGCGCAGGCCGGGGAACGGGTAAGCACGGGCCTGTCGATGGTCAACGCCGCCTCGGCCGACGGCGCGCGTGCGACAACGGTCTCGGCCCGGCTCGATGCGGCGCGCCGGATGCGCGAAGGGACCGACCTGTTCCGCTCCGGTACCGCCGCGCAGGGCGCGATCGGAGGCTTGCAGCCGCCCCGGGAGGTCGGGCTTGCCTGGCTGCGCGATCAGCTCGACATCGACCAGGCCGCGCCCGGCCATGCCGATCACTGGTTCGGCATCTCGCCCTCGCACCTCCTTCTCATGCTGTTCCTGGGGCTGGTGAGCGCCACGCTTATCGCGCTGCAGATCTTCCGCCTGCGGCGGATCGGGGCGATCGCCGGCGGTGTCGCCACCGCCAAGGTTCCAGCAAAGCCGGAGCCGAAGGCTGCCCCTCCCGCTACCAGGGTTGCGCCCGCGCCTGCACCCGTTGCCGACAGCGCCGGGCTCGCGCCGAGCAATGCGGCCGCACCCGCTGGGGCGTCGCTGCGCAAGCCCAAAAGCTGGGCGGGGCAGCTGCGCGTGGTCCAGATCGTGCGAGAGACGCCGAGCGTGCTGACCTTCCGGCTCGCGGACCCGACCGCCGACCGGCTGCCGTTCGACTTCCTGCCGGGCCAGTTCCTGCAGGTCGAGGTAGAGCCCGAAGCGGGCAAGACCGCGCGCCGTTCCTACACGATCGCCTCTTCGCCGACCCAGCGGGCCTATGTCGAACTGACGGTCAAGCGCGAGGAGCAGGGCGTGGTCTCGCGATACCTGCACGACAAGGTCGTCGCCGACGATCTGCTGAAGGTCAGCGGACCGTTCGGCGCCTTCACCTTCACGGGAACGGATGCCCAGAGCATCGTGCTGATCGCGGGCGGGGTCGGCATCACCCCGATGATGTCGGTGCTGCGCTATCTCACCGACACCGCGTGGAAGGGTGATATCTTCTTCTTCTACGGCGCACGGTCGACCGAGGAATTCGTGTTCCGCGACGAGCTCGAGCGGCTCGAACGCCGTTTTCCCAACCTCCATGTCGTCGCCGCGATGCAGCGCGCGCCCGGCACCGTCTGGATGGGCCCCGAAGGGCCGATCACCCGCGAGATGATCCTGGCCGCGGTGCCGGAGATCGCGAGCCGGCGGATCCATATGTGCGGCCCGCCGGCGATGATGGGCGCGATGCGCGGCGTGCTGGCGGAACTTGGCGTCCCCGAAGCGCAGCTGCACACCGAGGCGTTCGGTCCGGCCTCGCTGCCGGCCGACCACGAGGATCTCGAGGTCAAACCCGCGCCCGCGCCAGCGGATAAGCCGGCCCCGAGCGCCGAGGTGGCGCCGAGCACGGTGACCTTCTCCGTGTCGGGGGTGTCGGCGGCCTTGCCCGCGGACGAGACCGTGCTCGAGGCGGCCGAGGGCGCGGGCGTCGAGATCTCCTATGCCTGCCGTGCGGGCACATGCGGCGCCTGCGTGGTCAAGCTGCTGCAGGGCGAGGTAACGATGGAGGTCGAGTCCGGCCTCGCGCCCGCCGACAAGGCGCAGGGCTATGTGCTCGCGTGCCAGGCGAAGGGCACGGGCACGCCGCTCGTGGTCGAAGCCTGA